A region of Drosophila suzukii chromosome 2L, CBGP_Dsuzu_IsoJpt1.0, whole genome shotgun sequence DNA encodes the following proteins:
- the LOC108008722 gene encoding probable inactive protein kinase DDB_G0270444, producing the protein MASCEVQETRSQDELKKTENTKNVKNSEERGPLNFKSNNDMDAVATPSSETDLRSSRGSVTKMTRIPAPVYMGPSGSHHQISSRTYSSVLAPDPKVRNSLEEHQLTNDSGIHMESSMTELPETPLSVRPSPILQTILDRIPGTSSEIELRRAEEQTLKELQRVVAEMEADVALDDFDMQDLQLDNDQYQTEPEEQNHNIAPEVENIPEKSGLGMEQLSANETQQKQPSFSAEPPTNEELSVDNLQMKQEEFATKEESVTEEAAKGEELEHFEKLAQEPAPDDPQIVLQEPTEESVVQEPEKSVPESLMEELEMAIGGGCETEEDRLVREQFERSPETIGLKFPRPADDNMSTVSEIGLTSRPSLDGSVESDRRMVPLEELFDPEHNVELLRHLLQSGSQENVTEAEPDLEDSELVKEKETEAAESDEEAEVETETEFEEETDLADKQTSKSFSYFRRLVSRKLLKLSYPILFCSLAISLIYLSRKE; encoded by the coding sequence ATGGCCAGCTGCGAAGTCCAAGAGACTCGATCCCAGGACGAGTTGAAGAAGACTGAGAACACCAAAAACGTGAAGAATTCGGAGGAACGGGGGccattaaattttaaatctaaTAACGATATGGATGCGGTGGCTACTCCCTCGTCGGAGACTGATCTGCGTTCTTCGCGCGGTTCGGTGACCAAGATGACCAGGATTCCGGCTCCCGTTTATATGGGTCCTAGTGGTAGCCATCATCAGATTAGCAGCCGAACGTACAGCTCAGTGCTGGCACCAGATCCCAAAGTACGCAATTCCTTGGAGGAGCATCAGCTGACCAACGACTCTGGCATCCACATGGAGTCCTCGATGACCGAGTTGCCCGAGACCCCATTGTCGGTCAGACCCAGTCCCATTCTGCAAACGATTCTCGACAGGATACCGGGAACTAGCAGCGAAATAGAACTTCGACGGGCTGAGGAGCAGACTCTCAAGGAACTTCAACGTGTCGTTGCCGAAATGGAGGCCGATGTGGCCCTAGATGATTTCGATATGCAGGATTTGCAGCTCGATAATGATCAATACCAGACCGAACCGGAGGAACAAAATCACAACATAGCCCCAGAGGTCGAAAATATCCCCGAAAAGTCTGGCCTGGGTATGGAACAGCTTTCTGCTAATGAAACCCAGCAGAAACAACCCAGTTTTTCTGCAGAACCACCGACTAATGAAGAACTATCAGTGGACAATCTGCAGATGAAGCAAGAAGAATTCGCGACGAAAGAAGAATCTGTGACTGAGGAAGCTGCAAAGGGGGAAGAGCTGGAACATTTTGAGAAACTGGCCCAAGAGCCAGCCCCTGATGATCCACAAATAGTTCTCCAAGAGCCCACCGAGGAATCAGTGGTCCAAGAGCCTGAGAAGTCTGTGCCCGAATCCCTAATGGAGGAGCTTGAAATGGCGATTGGTGGAGGCTGCGAAACCGAAGAGGATCGGCTTGTCAGGGAACAATTCGAGAGAAGCCCTGAAACAATCGGCTTGAAGTTTCCGCGCCCAGCGGATGATAACATGTCCACTGTTTCGGAGATAGGACTTACCTCCCGTCCCTCGTTGGATGGGTCGGTGGAGAGTGATCGCCGGATGGTTCCCTTGGAGGAACTGTTCGATCCCGAACACAATGTGGAGCTACTGCGTCATCTTTTGCAGTCTGGATCCCAAGAGAACGTCACCGAGGCAGAGCCAGACCTAGAGGATAGTGAACTTGTGAAGGAGAAGGAGACGGAGGCGGCGGAATCAGATGAGGAAGCGGAAGTGGAAACCGAGACTGAGTTTGAGGAGGAAACCGATCTGGCCGACAAGCAGACTAGCAAGTCGTTCAGTTACTTCCGACGTCTTGTCAGTCGCAAACTCCTGAAGCTCAGCTATCCCATACTATTCTGCAGCCTGGCTATCAGCCTGATCTACCTATCTCGCAAGGAGTAG
- the LOC108018784 gene encoding uncharacterized protein → MTSLECVLVAGLCHVMHYLAWSSKRSDIPRLQLPSLVVGLAAMDLIWDNCFIPRRLQIMPGVLKRVYEIAVAFLLLEIAVHVIWKAVENGCFLLIKIVLIGTGLVSEYNYYKYENYWVGSVTVPLSFLILAFAGHATDHFHLLHDCFFEVQTKVHLRVNETLKYIIQNPRGVKKKLTNIVPTLQKHKDLIRKQRRGRTFVSHINRNVELFRQ, encoded by the coding sequence ATGACATCCTTGGAGTGTGTTCTCGTTGCTGGCCTGTGCCACGTGATGCATTACCTAGCTTGGTCTTCCAAAAGATCGGATATTCCTAGGTTACAGCTACCCTCTCTGGTTGTTGGTCTTGCTGCGATGGATCTAATATGGGACAACTGCTTCATTCCCCGGCGTCTTCAAATTATGCCGGGAGTCCTCAAACGTGTCTACGAGATAGCAGTGGCTTTTCTTTTATTGGAGATTGCCGTACACGTGAtctggaaggcagtggagaaTGGTTGTTTTCTGCTGATCAAGATAGTACTGATCGGAACGGGCCTCGTGTCTGAGTATAATTATTACAAGTACGAAAATTACTGGGTGGGCAGCGTTACTGTGCCTCTGTCCTTTCTGATCCTCGCATTTGCCGGACATGCAACCGACCACTTCCATTTGCTGCACGACTGCTTCTTTGAGGTCCAGACAAAGGTACATTTGCGAGTAAACGAGACCCTGAAGTATATCATCCAAAATCCAAGAGGTGTAAAGAAGAAGCTAACCAACATCGTGCCGACTCTTCAAAAGCACAAGGACCTCATTCGCAAGCAGCGTCGTGGAAGGACATTCGTGAGTCACATCAATCGCAACGTCGAACTCTTTCGCCAATAA